CTCCCTTCACTGTGTTGCCGAGGTCTGCCCTCCCCTCATATTTGGCCTGAGTCGGAGTCGGGCCCCAAATTTCCCGGACGTAGATCAACTGACCGGACTCATGCCCGATCTGGGCGAGGAACGCGGCGACCCGCTTGGCGCCAATGATCTGGTACCGCTGCATCGCCGTGTTGAGGACAGGAACAAAAACGCCGGCTTTGGCGCCGGCGTTCGGGAGGATCTGCAGCAGTTGCTGCGCGGTGATGGGCATGCTTTTCTCCAGGCATGAAAAAGCCCGCACTTGGCGGGCTCTTTAGCAGAATTATTTATGCTTTAGACGGGAATATTTTCCATTCCTGCATTTGCTTCACAAAAGCTTTGGCGAAGATCTGGTGACCGTGAGCACCCATGTGTAAGCCATCTGGAAAATCTGATGGCTTGAGTCCAATTTTCGTGGGATCGAAGATTTTTAACCCTTCATCACCACAGACCTTGGAGGCTTCGTCTCGAAACTGTTGAATTGTCCATTCGCCATCCGCGTGCGGCTTCAGGACTTTCTCTTCTTTGTTCCAAGTTGGAAGGACACAGACAACCGTGACACCTTTGTCTTTGCTGTAATCAATAACTTTCTTGTAAGAGTCTGCATACTCTTTAAGCCCGATTTCAGGGCTTCCCCAGTCATTGGTGCCAAGGGTAATAATCATGCAGTCCGGCTGCTTACTTCCAGTCACGTACCAAAGAGCTTGAAGATTTTCTACGAGCCCCCACCCTGGCGTGCCGCCACTCGCCATGCGCTGACCACCGCCAGACATATTGGCGATGGAGACATTGGTCATTGTTGGAATCAAACTAGCTGTGAGCTTACTTGCGTCACCCGCGCGGCCCTTTGCATAAACGTATGTTTGAATCGAATCACCGGCGATGATGCACCTGGTGTGTTGGACGTCGGCGAATGCAGTCGTCGAGGCAAGAGCGAGGATAAATAGTAAAAATTTCTTCACGGCAGGGTTTCTCTTCCCGGAGAATGATCAGCGCGCGATATTACAGTGGTTGGAGTCAAACGTCGCCCGGAAATCGTTACGGCCAAAGCCCCCATTCTCCCATTTGTGACACGAGCGCAGATGCCCACACGGTATGGCCTTTGGCGTTCAGGTGCAGACCATCTACAAAGTGCTCTGCTTTTAGCCCGATGCAATCCGTGATGAAAACGTTCGCCCCTTCGGCATACGCCACCTGCGCAGCGTAATGCCTGAATTCCACAAGGGTGCAGTAACCATCAACATGGGGTTTGCGCATCAGCTCTTCGTTGTTCCAGACCGGCAACGAAACAACCACTTTCATCCCTTGTGCCTGGCAGAACCGGATGAAGTCGCGATAAGTGTTGATGAACTCAATCGCCCCCACCTCCGGAGCTCCCCAGTCATTGACGCCAACTGCGAGGATGATGCCATCCGCGTTCTTTCCACCGTTAATGTAGGTGATGGCGGTTTTTTGGTTCGTCAGGCCAAAGCCTGGTATCCCGCCAGAACACATGCGCTGCCCTGGCCCAGAAAAATTGCAGATCGATACATCGATCATGGTTGGGATAAGGCTTGCCGCCAGTTTGCTGGCATCCCCACAGACGTCACCTTGCTCGTACGCGTAGCTCATGATCGAGTCGCCCGCTACGATGTAACGGAGATGAGTCATTGTTGGTCACCGAGCTTAACGTCAATTGCGGATGACAAATAGTCGATCAGACGTTGATCGTCGTCTTCGATTTCTTCAACTCCTGGCCAAAACTCAGGATCTTGAGGCGACTGAAAAATACCAATTACTTTATCCTTCTCAATTTGCGCAAATATCATATTGAGTAACTCGCAATGTAGACATTGAAGGTCGGAGTTCCGGCAGTACTGCTTGAAGTAAACAGAAGCTGCTGGACTGTAGATATCGGCAACCCGGTGTAATTCAAAGTTAGCGCCTGACCAGCACCAACGGTAGTTGTCATACTTTGTTGGCCGACAATGCTGGCATCAGGATGAATAGTAAGGCTCATTGTAGAAAGTGCAGAACTCCCCACCGTAAGTTCACCACTCGCTTCGATAGCGTTCGCAGGGACGATACCTGAAATTGATACCGGGTTGTTTGAAACGATTGAACTACCGCTAAACACAGTTGCCAACTGTATATAAATTTTCCTACCCTTCACGGCGCAAACTTTGAACTGCCCACTGCCGTTAGTTGGCACAACTGTCAGCAGCGCCGAGGCGGTGAAGCCTGCCGGCATGTTCGCGCCGCCGTACACAGCTGGCATCACGGTGTTTGGAGAGTTGACGGCCAGGATGTTGGACACACCTGTCGTTGGGTTGAAAATTGCGTACAAAGCGACCCAGCCGTTGACCGGAGCTGCTCCCGTGTCCATACCCGCAGCTCCGGTGATCCCAAGGTTCACCGGCTTGTTGTAGCCCGACAATCGATAAGACTGCCCGCCGAGAGCGGTACCAACAACGATTTCGTCCGCGGTAACCGAAGCAATAGCCGTGGCTGTAGCTACGGTCATTTTGAGGTTTGAAGCCGTGCCGATGGGTGCGCCCGCCTCTGCCCGCACATAGGAAGCGATGTACCAGTTGGTGGTGTTACTCGCGTAAGTGATTTGCTCACCAGCAGCCAGATTCATGCTGTTGGGGAAGGCGTTGTTATAGATGTTGGTGATCAGTTCAGCAGCATTGCCCTTGATGGTCGTGGTGGCGAATGCAGCGAATGTAATCGTTGAGCCCTGTGGGCAACTTGCCAACGGCGGGAGCGTCTGCGTGGTGCCTGCTGTGGTAACGAAGATGAACTGCCCAAGATTCGAAGCAGTGAACGCTGTGGAGACATTCACCCCAATAAGGTTGCTGAACCAGCCGAGCTGTGACTTGTTTACCGAGTGGCTGGAAGCAGTGCCCTGCTTGACCTGCAAAGCGCCCGCCTGGCAGGACAAAAGAATCCAGCGATTTTGAGCAGCAGCCCACATGAAAATGGCGCGACCACCTGCTACCAACTCCCCGCCTTGAAGACCGGCATCCGCGAGACCGTTGACGGTTTTGGGACCGGTTCCGATATCCAAAGTAGTGGCGCCGGTATTGTTGGCGACCAGCAGCACGCGAACGACCATGCTATCTGTCAGAGTGGTAACCGCAGGATTAAAGGCGACCACGATTGCGTTCGCTGTACCTGTGGCCGTGGCAAACGTATTGGAAGCTGCCTGATTGATGGCTCGAATTGCCTTGAGCAACTGGGTTACATCTGCCTCTGACGGGACTAACCCCGCCGCGGCAATGACATTCAGCACCTCTTGGGTGATGGAGTTCCCCCAGGCCGAGGGGATTAACGAACCCGGCGTCCCCGCCAATTGGTCTTCATCAACGAACACACCACCCACCAACCCAATGTTGGGCACACTCTTCGGAAAATCCACGTTCTTACCCCTCAGTCATAATTGATGTGCACAACGGTGTGAGCCGGCGCCGGCCGGCGGATCAGGCATTCGAGGGCATCGCCCGGGTTCGTACCGAACCGCTCCCCCAGTAACTGACGCCGAAGCGTCGGCCCTTGCGCTGACGGCCACCGGTGTTGAGCGTCCACATGAACTGCGCGTACCAGGTGCCAAAATGCGCCGCCCCAAAACGAGAACGCCCCATACGGGGCGCTCGGTGTTCGGTGATGGTCGGGGTCGGGTAACCCTGGCTGACGGCAATCTCCAGAAAGTAGGCCCGGCTCTGGCCACCTACTTCGACGAGGCGCCGCCTTACCGCCAACCGCCTGTCCTCAAATGCCGGGTTCGGCCCCAAACAGGCATCAGGCAGCCCCATGATCGACTCCCATTCCGGCACCAGTTCGCTGACACCAGCGGGGTCCATTTCAGTCAACAAGTCCACTGCCCGGGCATCAAGGCGGGAGAACTCGACAGACACTCCGTCCAGCACCAAGCCGATCTCCGGCACCAGTTCTGGATCCCAAGCCGGGCCCGATGGCAACAACCCCTGAAGCTGAAGCCGGTACTCTTCCGCAGTCCTGATCACACCCATGTAATACCCCCGAAGATCAGCAACTGATTGGTGGCCGCCACGACATCCGCCGCCGGCGAAATCAGTACGTGATCAGATTCACCGGAAGAACCGCTGACCGCTTCGGCGATATGGGTGCGCAGCAGTTTTTCACCCAGCCCCGCCTCACGAGCATGCAGATCAATCAACTGTGCTTGGATGGCGGCGCGCACCGCGCTGGTGTCCGGTACCGCATGGATGGTGTAAGGCACCAGCACCTTGACCGGGGCCAGCACGTACAACTCTGCCGTCACAGGGCGCAGCGGCTCGATGTAGGTTTTCACCTCAGCCAACTGCGTTGGGTTAGGCACCGGTTCGACGTCCCCGTCGCGCATTACGAACAACCCGACAGTGCCTGGCCCCATGTAGTTGCGACGGCACCAGGCCCGGGTGATGCCCGCCACCTCAAGCGCCCAGGTTTCGTAGTCATCGGCCGAGCCACCGTGAGGAATCACTCGGTAGGAGCGGACCACGCGTGCACGCAACAGCTCGACACTTTCCCGGGCAATGCCACCTGCAAGACCGGGCGGCATCACTGTGAACGTGTTCGTAATACCAGCGACCGGCTGAACGAGGGTCAGAGCCAAGCCGGCATCTGCATTGCCAAGTGGCCCCGCATCCACGGCAGTAATCGTCACGCTGTTTATCCCCGCGACAGTAGTAATGCCGTTGGCCACCTTGTAGGTGCGACCATCACCAGCCTGGAGCACGACGCCTGCATCGAGAGGCACACCGGCAGCGGCCGAAAAACTAACCATCCCTTCGGCGGACTGTGCTGCCTTTCGAGGCTGGTTGAGACGCAGCGCGGCGATCCGCTCAAGGGTTTCTTCATCAGCCCGATCGGGCAGGATCTGCTCAACAATCCAGTCGAGGTAGCCATACAAACCATAGGCTGTGCCGGACAACGTTCGGGCCAGCACCTGGGCATCGGAGCGGCGTAGCGAATCGCTCGCCAAATCGGCCTGCGTACGGCTAATCAGGGCGGGTAGCGAAGGTGTTTCAAACGGCATAGATCACCTGCCATGCTGAAGGTTGTTTGATTTCCAGTCGCGCGCCATTGGCCACCGTCAACGTGGGGATCAGGTTCAGGTGGTTGATGTCGACCTTTTCACTGGCAATGTCGATAGCAGTCACCTGCCCATCGTCCAGCAGCCATTGCAGCGCTTCACGGGCATACGCCTCAGCATCGCGCTGGGTTTGCGCTGTGAGCTTGACCCGCCGCAACAGGTACAGACGGGAACCAATACGGTCGTCGGCGATTTCTGGATAGCTGTCCCCCCACCAACCGAAGCGCTCTTCGTCGTCGATGGGGTCATCGGTTTCGGCGCGGCGCCAGGTGTAGAGGCTGATGGTCACGGCGCGAATGAACGAGGCCTCAAGGTCGGGAGTGATGATCATGGTCAGCCTCCTGCAACGGGTGCACCGCTCTGCCCGCTGCCCACCTGGACATTGCCGTGGACATGCCCAATCTGGCTGATACCGCCCGCGACCTGATCACCTGTAGAAACAATCTTGCCGGTCTGGGTAATCACCGGCGTATCGAAGTTCACCGCTGTGGTGGCCTTGATGTTCAAAGTGTCGGTCAGGACGTCGATGATCCGTCCGCGCTTGAAGTGCACCCGGTCACCTTCATCGGAATAGATGGCCACCTCACCGGGCTTCAGCTCCTTGATTCGATAGCGGCGATCGGAAGCGACCAGCACGACCGCATGCGAGCGGTCACCACCGAGAAACGCTGTCAGCACCTCTGCCCCGGGCAAGGGGTTGCTGGTCAGACCGTAGGGTTCGAAATGTTCGGCGCCGTCCTTGAGTTCTCCTGCCGTGAGGCGTACCTGTAAGGTCTGAAGTTTTTTGGCGGCATCGGCGAGCACCACTGTGCCGCGAGCCAGCATGCTTTTAAGGTTCATTTTTTCGGCTCGTAATCTGCGGGAATGAGGTATTCGAAGTTGTCGCCCTTGCCGCCCTTCTTCAGCTTGCGATGACTGTGCGGATCCTGCGGCTCCGGCTCGAAACTTTCGGGAGGACCGACTTCCAGCTTGGTGACCATCCCCTGCTCGCTCAAGCTGTAGGTGATGCGCGAGATCAGCATGTCCCGGTCCATACCGATGATGGGATCGATGACCCGGGTAATCATGTTGTGCCGCCAGAGCTGGCCGTTGGATTGACGCCACCCCTGCACCGTATAGGTGACAGAAAGCGCTTTGCCCATCCGGCTGCCGCGCTCCCAGTTCGCCCGGGCTTGCGCCAGTTCGTTGGTCACCTGGCCGGACTCTTGAATTATCAGCACGCGCTTTCGCGCAGTGCGATCGTCCGTCACGGTGGCAGACACTTCGGCGACATCGGCGCCGTATTCTTCATCGGTACCGCTCTTCTGCCCCAACACCTGGTATTCGGAAAACACGCCGGAGAAGTCGAGCGGCGCATCCCCTGACTTGACGTTCTTTCCGACTTCGATCGCATCGAACGTACGCCCTGCACTCCCGGGGCTGGCCAGCACCGCCGCACCACGCGCGTCATCGGTGGAGAACACCCGGAACAAGGTCAGCAGGCGATCCGTTGAAGCAAACACTGTTTCACCCGGTTCAATGGTGTGGTCGGACAGCTTGCCACCCTCGGGAATCTCGCTGTTGACCGCGACGCCGTAAGGCGCTGCCAGTGCCTTGACGATCGACAACACTGACTGGTTGTTCCATTGCCCGGGCCTGTTGGTCGCCGCACAGTCGACCAGATCAGCCGTCAGCGATCGCCCGCTGATGGACTTGGTAATTTGCTTGTCGTCGTAGTTGACCGGTGTGGCGAACACCCAGGCGGTCAGCACCAGGTCATTGCCGATGCGCACCTGGCACTTGTCACCCTGCCGGATCGGTACATTTTGAACCTGACCCGGCCACTTCCAGGTCAACGACACGTTGAACGAGCGGGCCTGATCCTCAAGCCCAGCGGTGATTTCCACCGATTTCCAGCCGAAGTAATCCATGCCATCAACCGTGAGGCTGACAGCGTTTTGCTCGTCAGACATGGTTACCTCTGCGCGATTTTGATGGGTGTCGCTGGAACAAAGCCGGGGTGACGGATTCGGTTGCGTTGTACAACCTCGGTGGACCGCGTGGCATCGCCGAAACGTCGATAGGCCAGCACCAGCGCGGGAAGGGTTTCTGCCGGCGTGATATCCACCAGGCGCACACCGGACTGCGCGACTGCGGTCAGGTGTTTCATCACGTTTTGGCGGAAGGTGTTCAGCACCACGAAGTGTTGAGGATCCGCTTTCAGCGATGCTTCGTGTATGACTTCATTGAGCGAGTCCCGAAGATCGATCACGTCATCAGCCACCGGCACCTCCGGACGGATCACCGGTTGTAACGCCTGTTGCTCGACGGGTGCAGTCGATCCAATCGGCTCCGGCTGCGTAGCCACCGGCATTTCGCTAACGATCAGTCCGATCTGTACGAGCACAGCGTCCTGCACCAGGTTCGCCGTCGCCTGCGACGCCGCAACAGTGTTGGCTCCACCAACGGGACTGACTGTGTTGATGCTGCTGGCCGCCTC
This genomic interval from Pseudomonas putida contains the following:
- a CDS encoding SGNH/GDSL hydrolase family protein, with amino-acid sequence MKKFLLFILALASTTAFADVQHTRCIIAGDSIQTYVYAKGRAGDASKLTASLIPTMTNVSIANMSGGGQRMASGGTPGWGLVENLQALWYVTGSKQPDCMIITLGTNDWGSPEIGLKEYADSYKKVIDYSKDKGVTVVCVLPTWNKEEKVLKPHADGEWTIQQFRDEASKVCGDEGLKIFDPTKIGLKPSDFPDGLHMGAHGHQIFAKAFVKQMQEWKIFPSKA
- a CDS encoding SGNH/GDSL hydrolase family protein — encoded protein: MTHLRYIVAGDSIMSYAYEQGDVCGDASKLAASLIPTMIDVSICNFSGPGQRMCSGGIPGFGLTNQKTAITYINGGKNADGIILAVGVNDWGAPEVGAIEFINTYRDFIRFCQAQGMKVVVSLPVWNNEELMRKPHVDGYCTLVEFRHYAAQVAYAEGANVFITDCIGLKAEHFVDGLHLNAKGHTVWASALVSQMGEWGLWP
- a CDS encoding baseplate J/gp47 family protein, with protein sequence MPFETPSLPALISRTQADLASDSLRRSDAQVLARTLSGTAYGLYGYLDWIVEQILPDRADEETLERIAALRLNQPRKAAQSAEGMVSFSAAAGVPLDAGVVLQAGDGRTYKVANGITTVAGINSVTITAVDAGPLGNADAGLALTLVQPVAGITNTFTVMPPGLAGGIARESVELLRARVVRSYRVIPHGGSADDYETWALEVAGITRAWCRRNYMGPGTVGLFVMRDGDVEPVPNPTQLAEVKTYIEPLRPVTAELYVLAPVKVLVPYTIHAVPDTSAVRAAIQAQLIDLHAREAGLGEKLLRTHIAEAVSGSSGESDHVLISPAADVVAATNQLLIFGGITWV
- a CDS encoding phage GP46 family protein — its product is MIITPDLEASFIRAVTISLYTWRRAETDDPIDDEERFGWWGDSYPEIADDRIGSRLYLLRRVKLTAQTQRDAEAYAREALQWLLDDGQVTAIDIASEKVDINHLNLIPTLTVANGARLEIKQPSAWQVIYAV
- a CDS encoding phage baseplate assembly protein V, with the translated sequence MNLKSMLARGTVVLADAAKKLQTLQVRLTAGELKDGAEHFEPYGLTSNPLPGAEVLTAFLGGDRSHAVVLVASDRRYRIKELKPGEVAIYSDEGDRVHFKRGRIIDVLTDTLNIKATTAVNFDTPVITQTGKIVSTGDQVAGGISQIGHVHGNVQVGSGQSGAPVAGG
- a CDS encoding phage baseplate assembly protein, with amino-acid sequence MSDEQNAVSLTVDGMDYFGWKSVEITAGLEDQARSFNVSLTWKWPGQVQNVPIRQGDKCQVRIGNDLVLTAWVFATPVNYDDKQITKSISGRSLTADLVDCAATNRPGQWNNQSVLSIVKALAAPYGVAVNSEIPEGGKLSDHTIEPGETVFASTDRLLTLFRVFSTDDARGAAVLASPGSAGRTFDAIEVGKNVKSGDAPLDFSGVFSEYQVLGQKSGTDEEYGADVAEVSATVTDDRTARKRVLIIQESGQVTNELAQARANWERGSRMGKALSVTYTVQGWRQSNGQLWRHNMITRVIDPIIGMDRDMLISRITYSLSEQGMVTKLEVGPPESFEPEPQDPHSHRKLKKGGKGDNFEYLIPADYEPKK